CCATGGAGACAGAAGGGATGAGGTGCTGTTGGGGTATCACTGAGCATCATCACTGCAGGGATAGAGAACAAAAGCCCCAGGAGCAAGGTGAGCACTCACCTGTCGCTAATGTCAGCCAAAAGGATCCACCATAGTCTGTTTTCAGGGAAGCTGGGCCAAACTGGATGGGACACTTTGGAGCACTTCTCACAGTGAAGAAGAAGAGCAGTGAGAAGAGCATCAGCGTGGCAGTGAGCAGGAGCATGTAGCCACCGTAGAGCAGGATGGGCATGGAGAACAATAGGATGGAAATGAGCCACGTGCAAAAGGCCATCCTGCGGAAGGACCACAAAACCGAGCAGAAAGTGTCATGCTTGGAACCTGTTCTCAGGGTCTCTTCTCCACATCCCAGTGGAGGGATACagccctgggcaacctgctctagctggcCTTGCTTGAGCAGGTGGCCTGGACAGGCTGATCTAAggatgtcccttccaacccgaaCGATTCTGTAACTGCATGAATGGTGGAGGAGCGGGATAGGTCCCGCAAGTGGTGGAGGGGGATCTCCACGCCTGGGGCCATTGTGTTGAATTTCACAAAGCCCCAAGCACCTTAATATGGCTTTGACGTCAGCCCTGTTCTGGGCAGGGGACTGGAGTAGAAACCTCTGGAGGTTCCTCCAAATTAACTCTGACTCTTGTGGTCCTCCACAACTGGCTGCCCCCAGGCAGTTCCCTCCTTTTCAAAGGGAGAATGGCAACAAGGGAGACCTTTGTTTGGAGAACTGCACAAGCCGTGCCCACATCTGATTCAGCACCTGGAGTGAacccagctgccagccctgccctaTGCAAGGAGTTTGGGTTTAGCTGGCTGGGGAGGTGAGCCTAACAGATTGTTCTGATTCCAAgagtaataatgaaaaataagtttacaCCCACATCCCTGCCTTGAAATACTCTGTCTCAATAGCAGGAAAGTTTGGACAGGGCtagttatttttcctgaaaataaaaaaggagatgtGGGCAGGGACCTGGAGCCTACATCCATAGGGGGAATTGCAAGACTCACTCTTCCCTGCAGTGCCTTTCCCATAGCCTCTGAGACACGTGGGGATGCTCTGAGACTTCATGGTCACAACACACTCAAGTGTTCTCAGCTTTACACCACAAGATAGCCTCCGAGCACCCTCTTGATgattccttcttctccccaccAGTAGGTCTCATGCCCTCTTGGGCATGCAAGAGGAACCCCCCACAGCTGGTCTTATTAGGGCTCCACATCTTGCTTGGGAGAGGACCTTGCACCATAAGCCCCACATAGTTGcatctgctttcatttaaatgaagaataatttttctccaACTGCAATTTTGCACATCAGGGCAGAGGACACAGAAGAGCACGCTGGAGAGATGGGCAGGCCAGGAAGCATGAGCATCCCTGGTTCTGCGGAAGGGTGGGTGCCAGAGACCAGCCAAAGCTTTGGCATAGCCTTACAGGGAAGAGAGTAGCTCCATCAAGCTCCCTCTGCTGTACCTGGTTCTTTCCACCTCCCCACTGAGCAAAGATAGGGCTGACCTCTTGCTCTAACTTACCACAGGGTGAGGGACGCGTAGTGGCTGGAGATGCGGTACTGCCTGTGCATGCCGCAGGGGCTTTGCGTGGTGAACTTCTCTGCCACATACAGGAtggggctgggcagcccctTCTCCAGGCCTTCACTATAGCTGTGGTCATAGTCTGCATTGAAGCTCCAGGCAAAGTGCTCATTGTAGTTGATGGTCTCGTTGACCTGATTCACCGGGTTTCCTGCCAGATGATGAAGACTAAGGACCTTTCTCAGCCTTGGAGGCAGCTTCAAGACTTCCTGGTGGAGGGGCTCCAGCTCACACAGCCCCAGTACCCAGGTGCACAGCTAACAGACTTGCACCTAATCCCCTCCTGTTGTGATAAGCACTCACCCACTAGTGTGACGTTCACCCCTGCCAGGCCAATGTGCAGCCCAATTTCCACATTCACCAGGGCACGGCTGAAGGACTTGTAGGAGGTATTGGCTCTCACCCAGCCGGTCTCCCAGTCCCTGGTGAACTGTATGGCTGTGAAGACTTCAAAGGTTAGTCATGGCCTGGTGACGAGACATCTAGTGTTGGAAGCACCTGCCATGATGGTCACCATGACCTGAGCATCACCTACCCCATCGCAAGGGCAAGGCCTGAGTTGTGAGCCCCAAGGAGCAGAAGCTTTGTACGTCCTTCCCCAACATCAACCCTGACCTGTGACCCTGAGAGCCCCACCTGAGTTGGTTTCTCCCCAGACCCAGTGCGGTCCCTAGCCCTATAGGCAATGGGGCTGATGTGTGGGCACTGTCCAGGCACTGATCCTCATTTAAACACCTGCCAATTTGTCTGGGTCTCCTGACAGTTGGCGGTGGGCTTTCGGTGACTGCCCTGGAGGTGGTCTGTGCATATGAGTACCAGCCTTCGGAGACAAGACAGATGGCTGCTTGCACCTCCCACCACTTGCTGGAGCCAGGTCCCAGACACAGATGGGGGTTGGTCTTCCCCATAAACTCATCCTGCAGGCTGGACTTGGCATTTGGCTGCTCTGTTCACCCTCCCTCACCTTGCTTCTCCATCCCCTGTGTCTTGGGCATCCTTGAGCTTCCCCCTCAGGACCCCAGTACTCACTGAGGACCACCGCTCCCACGAAGAGGGCCATCACCACCCGCAGGAACCAGAAGAGTCGCTGTGAGGGGTGAGCAGAGGTGGAGGACAGGTCTCAGTCAGATTTTGCCATGGGGACCTCAGCACCAAGCATGTCATTTAGAAATGCCAGCCAGTGAGAAATGGGCCCGTTCCTCCCCTGGGGAGTCACCCCACAGGTTCTGCAAGTGGGTGGCACAGGGGGTACACGTGGCTGGGGCATCCCTGccatggggtgggggaagcagCAGGGAGATCCAGGCAGAGCAAGAAGGTCAAAACAGACCATTTGGGAAAGCTGTGCCATCCACTTTCTGGGAAGGAGGATGGAGACACTCCCTTTAATAGTTCTGAGCTGGGATTTCCACGCTTATCCAAACCTCATGTGTTTGGATGTGTTGGCAGCTGGCCACAGCTGgagacaaaagcagcagctgggggtTCACAGTGTGTCCCTTGGTGGGGAGATGCCTCTTGGCCAGTCCCACTGCAAAACCAAGCATGCGACAAGCACGCGGCATATGAGCAGTGGGCTCGCAGTGGGGTCTGTTGGCCACTGCCCTGCGAGCAGTGCTGGGGCATGCATGGTGCACATCTCCTTCCTTTGCAGGGGTTTCAGGGAAGGTGGAGCAAGGTCTTTGAGCCACACCCTGTTTTTCCACTCCTGTGAAATCACTCGGGCTTGCTCACAGTGAAATCCAGCCAAGCTCAGATCTGGGTGCCTCATAAATTTGGGATGGTGGAGTTTGATATCTCCAGCATGGGGGTACATGTTGGGTTGGGCTGGAGATCACCCCCACGGCTTGCTAGGGATCCCAGACCCCTGGCCATGAACCTGTGGGCATGTTTGCTCCCCAAGTCTGTTTTCAAgactgggaagggggaggcatGTGGGATACACAGGGCAGGGACCAGGGGGCTGAGCTCCACTTACCCCTCTGCCTCGGATCCCTGGCAGGATGATGATAAAAGTGGCCAACATGGAGAGGAAGACGGAGATGATGATGGCCCGGGTAGTGTCGAAGGGGAAGCACGCATTGGTGCCGGGGTAGAAGGGGAAGGAGCCGTTCCACAGCGTCATCCTGCTGCTCTGGGTGGCTGGAAATCAGCACCAAGAGAGACATCAGGGAGAAAAATTACCTCCACACTTCCACCCCACCCAGCCTTCTCCGCAGGGTCATCTCCTGCCCACTTGCCAGCGCACTGCTTATCCTGGGCATAGCTGTGCGTGCGTCTCCAGTGCCTGTGCACATTGCAGTCCCACATACGGATGTATACTCAGGCATCTCCCACAGAGGCCCTTCATCTCCCCAGGGTACATCCCAGAGCAAAGCAGATTTGGAGTCTCCGGGCCATCTGCTGCAATGCTCCCGCTTGCAGTTCTTGGCGCTTGGTGAATCACCGCACAAATGCAGGCTGCGCCCCGTCGGGATGCTCCTCACTGAGCCCCAGACGGAGGTAACTCCTCGCCATCCAAGGAAACAGGAGTAACCCAGAGGGGACATGGAAACTGCCCACCCCTGGCAGCAGGGTGCCAACCACCACCTGCCAACCCTCTGTCCCAGGAGCCAGCTGGAGGCAATGCCGTGCCATGGTGAGTGGAGGGATATTGCTCAGAAATCGGGCTGTGGTTTTTTGCCACAGCACTTGGCCAAGGCACTTTTCTGCTAGGAAAGGGCTGCTTGGCATCCCCCAGGAGCAGGGACCATCCCAGTAGTGGCTGCAGAAACACCCATGCCCCTTTTCCCCGCGCCAAGCCTACCTCCACCGCGGCCGATCCCGAGGGctggctgctgtgaagagctgcagcgtACTCCGGGAtgcttcctccctgcccaggctgcctcCCCAGGCTGTGGGCAAGAAGCCAGCCCGGTGTGTCACGGTTGTATTTCTCGCAGTGTTTTTTGTGGTCCCCGCCTCCAGAGGTGGCTGGATTGTCCAGCCTTAGCCAGGGCTGATCAGCGCCCTCCGGCACTCCTGCTGAGCCCGAGGGCAGGCAAGGGAGCTACGGGCTAGCGTGGTGCCATGTAGCATTGCAGAGGTGAGTGATCCTGGGGgggctttgctttcttttccttgactTTTCCTGCAGAGTGGTGAAAAGTCCAGCTCTTCCTTACGGCACGAAgaccctggggctgccaggctcCTCAGGAGCCTGCCGGGGAGAACAGGAGAAGCCTTCAAAGCCCTCACCTGCACTGCCCAGTGAAGCATCCCAGCTGAGGTCATCGAGCATGGGTTGTGGCTGCATGGTGTCTTCATTGACCCTGCTCCTGACTCCATCCCCTGGGGGAGGTTACCTGGGAAGGTCCTGGACAACCTGTCAGTCACTGAGCAAGATGACACAGTGGCTGGTGAGGCAGACCAGCAGAGAGGGACAGATCTAGAGGGGCTCCCAGCCCCATTATGCAGAAAGTGCTCAGGTTACTAATCTGGCCACAGAGTGGAGATCATGGAAATTCAAGCTTTCGGGGTTTGCTCTCGTTCTTTGGCATTTTGGTTGGCTGAAGCAGATTGCATTGATGTTGAGAGGTCCCAGCGTGGCAGAAACACTCTCCTGACCCACATGTGGGGGGCTTCCCTCCGAAGCTGGCACAATTACTGCGATCCCCTGGTATTTCTTTCTGCATCCCAGTGGATGGCCTGGCTGGGTGCCCTGAAAAGCTGTGCTTCCCACCCCCTTGGCAGAGGGAGGtaaaaacaagttttaattCATGCCCAGCAGGAAATAAAGGCATTTCTGTGCAAAGACTTTGCTATTTCCCCTCAAGTCCCAGACCAGTGCTACCCAGTCTGAACACTGAATCACTCCCCAGgggttgtttaaaaaaattaaatgaagggTGGCAAGAGTGATGTGGCTGGGAAATGCgtgtgcagagctgtgctgcagaggtgTATGCTGGTGCAGGCAGTGTTGGGGATGTGGCATCAGCTCCAGCACTGGCAGCGTCTGCAAAGTGGATGGAGACATGGACTTCACAGCAAATGGCACAGATCCTCAAGGGTGATCGCGTGGACACACATGGGGCTTtgtgtagcgttcgctacatatcaaggtgccacgcttagatcactggtcggcccggaccagggaaagagacagataacacacacaatgtgagcgccaacttccgccttttattgtgcagttaattccttttatactaacaaggggaggtggggttacaggtacatcacaaggctgcgactaaccctctaactttccgtgacatagcgagatcttccgaacgccgacccctacagcTTTGGACCTCTTGGAAAGGTGGAAATACCTCTCCCTCCAGTGTGGGAGAGGGATAACTGAGGAGGTGCCTGGTAATTGGCAGGCTGACATTAATTAATGTAGGGAAGATGCAACCATGTGAGTGGTACGCAGGATGAGGAGTGATCTGGCCAGGGGTTAGACTATTACCCGTTGCACTTCCTGGAGCTGGGAGAGGTAGTGGAGGGATGGACTCTGCACTGGTGTGGCCAAACCAACATATGGTGTTTGCCTAGGGAAGAGATTGAGGCGCTGTGGGTTTTGAGCTGTTCAGACAAGCATCACAGTCATGTCTTTTGGGGAGGTGCTCTACTGCTAAAAATGAAAGCGGGGGTGACAAAGTTTCCCACCTTCTCTAAAGGAGGTGTTCAGCAACACAGTCCTTTGTGTGTAAGGACATCGGGGGGAGTTCATAGGGCTGCTCTGGTTCCTTTATCTGTCCCGAGCAGTGATGGAAATGGGGCGTAATAGTGGTGGGGGATGCTCCACTTCCCTGGGGTGCTGATGGGGTTGTGGGCTGGCAAATGTGGGAAAACTGCTAGATTTACCCCTCACCCAGCACTCTGCATCCACGAAGAGGTCCTACAGGAAGCCTGAGGCCATGATGATAactggggtttggttttttttttcctcttttttaattttctgggtATTTCTGCAGGTAGTAAAGGTATGTACTTCATTGGACAGTTTCCAGGGAACAGGTCTGGGGACTTGTTCTTGCTCGCCAGGAGCTCGCAGCCTCATGCTCAGGGTGCTGCTCCCACCATCAGCACCCTGCCCTTGCTTGGGCAGCCCTCTTTTTTGGGGCAGCTTCTGCTTCACTCACTTGCAAGCGATGGATGGGGTGATTAGGGATGAGTCACCTGATCCAGGTCACCTGAGGGAGGTGGAGGCGAGGGGAGCAGCACCCATCACCTCTTGCACAAGCAGCCACACAGTGTTGGATGAGCCGCCTGCCATCTCCCACAGTGCCGGGAACCAAGGCGGGGAAAGCGTGGGGACatgcctgggcagggaggcagTTTTGGGGATGGAGCAGGAGCTCCAAAAGGCCACCCTTTGCTCAGAGGATTACCGCCTGACCCATTAGTGCCAGGGTGACAGACATGTGTTTGTGTCCAGGTGTCACCCTGCCCCACTAGCTGGTTCCATCGCCCCTCTGTCCTGGTCTCTGGCATGGAGGATGCTGCAATGGAGCCCATCCAGTGTCCCATCCCAACACTTGGATGCAGCTCCTTGCCCAGGTTTCTTTGCAACAGCTGAATGACCCATGATGGAGCAGCTTgaagggagggacaggaggaAGGATGAAGGGAACCCCCTCTGGCCAGTTTCCAACTAGCTGAGCAGAGAGGTTCAGAGTGCTGTGACAATGGTTTGTCTCTAGGTATATTTGCAAGAAGGATCtatttttccagctctgcttggaAGTTACTTAAAGATTTTGAGagaaggtgtcctggtttcagctgggatagagttaattgtcttcctagtaactggtatagtgttatggtttgggttcagtaggagaagaatgttgataacacactgatcttttcagttgttgctaagtagtgtttagactatagtcaaggatttttcagcttctcctgcccagccagcaagaaggctggaagggcacaagaagttgggaggggacacagccaggacagctgacccaaactggccaaagggatattctataccatgtgacatcatgtccagtatgtaaactggaaggaattggcctggggggattgctgcttgggaactaattgggcattggttggcaggtggtgagcaattgcattgtgcatcacttgttttgtatattccaattcttttatcattattattattgccattttattattgttattattatcattattattgtcttcctttctgttctattaaactgttcttatctcaacccacgagttttacttttttttaccctgattCTCTCCCGCATTCCACTAGGCAGGGGGGAAGTGAGagagcggctgcatggtgcttagttgctggctggggttaaaccacgacagtcctttttgaCACCCAACGTAGGGCACAAAGGGTTGAGATAATGACAGATCTGACCAGAGTGTGTTAAAACGAATTTGTTacaagcattcattatattagTTTAGTAGTCGCTGGTCACAATGTTGATTTATTGGCTCTTAGAGTTGTGGTGCTTGCTCTTAAAGTTGTGTATCACCTCACTTGCTGTATAcagtccctgtgctgctgcttatcatccgtgggaggtggattaaggtttttgctttgatgtaCTGTGTAACACTGGCTTATGGTATGATAAAATTATTGGTCATGGGACTAATCCGGTGTTTGTACTCAGCATTGTCATCACCTCTGTACTtcgggagccatctgtgggaaactattaataattacaccCTTTACTTTTTCTCCTCGGAAAGCCAATCTATGGGCAAGACACCTTTCTTCACCTTCTTCTCTTCCAGGCTAATTACAatagcttttgaaaatttttactATCCTTGGGATGTTGAAGCCAGCATGGTCCTATTGCTAGGAACTAGCATGTTCCTGAATGTagttcaggtcttgtttagggttaaacaactatttaagagTAtaacccagagatctgccctaaggctggataattataagtggcagggtgtgtgggatAGTATGGGCCAGTACCTAGGACAGTGGGcacctccagtgttttggaacTTCACCCCAGAACAAGTGCAGAATCTGGaaaaactagtaaaatatttgggaaaagTATGCTGTCACCCTGGCAATTCCAGAGAGacacaaatcactgcaacatgctggggcctggcccataCCTATCGAGGCCTGTTCAACACTATTCAGTACCctaaaggggaagagaaggtctctggaTCTGACAACAAAATGACAGGCACTGCGGTTACTCCAACCCCCGTGACCAGCACTGCAGCTCAACCAGCAAACCAACCAGTACCAGTTGCCCccatacagaagaagaaatatacaaaaaaatcagttcacttagcaaaagaggaagatgaaccagggtcatcatgagaacaggaggaagagggagaacCAGAGGTAATCACCCGATCCTTATCCCTGAGCAAGCCGCAGGATATGCAAAAAGATTTCAGCTGTCATCCAGGTGAACACATTATCACCTGGCTGCTcagatgctgggacaatggggctagTAGCCTGGAATTAGAGGGTatggaagccaagcagctgggatcactttccagggaaggtggcattgacagggcaattggaaaagggacacaagccctcagcctctggaggtgACTCCTGTCAAGTATGAAGGAAAGGTACCTCttcaaggaagatgttataGGTCAACCAGAgaagtggaccaccatggagagaGGCACccagtacctgagggaattagctgtgctagagatgATTTATTATGACCTGGACAACACAATTACCCAGagatccagacgaagtccaatgcacacgacccatgtggcagAAGTTTGTACGGAGCACACCGTTGTCGTATGCCAACCCATTGGCAGTACTGACCTGGAAAGACGAAGAGGCACTGATGGTGGATGAAAAGGCTCACCAACTCCGGCCATACAAACAAAATCTCTCTCCCCCCCTATAAGCCTGCATCTTGTCTGTGGAAAAACTGCAcaaaaagtctgaaaaactgATCAAACTGATAGAAAAGCCATACTCCCCACCTGTACAGAGCAGTATCTCACCTATTAGGAGTGACCATTCCTCTGCTCAGGAGAGACCATATAGACTGAACACACCATGGGGtaccctgtggttttacctatgtgaccacagagaggacatgaggaagtggggtggaaaacctacctcagtccTAGATGCACGGGTAATTGAGTTGCgaggaaaaaacaccacaaaaggggattcttccaggaaaaatgccACTCCAGTTgccaaacagagtagaagggctgatcctcttgaagggacttgTAAGTCAGTTTTACAAGAAGTGAGTAATGGATCCTCTGACCAGGATTAGCagggccctgcctccagccaggtagAGGAAAGGGACAATCAGGtttattggactgtgtggattcaatggcctggcacgtcagacccacaggagtataaggctctagtagacaccggcgcacagtgcactctaatgccatcaagttataaaggggcagaacccatctgtatttctggtgtgacaggggaaTCCCAacagttaactgtattggaggctgaagtaagcctaactgggaatgaatggcagaaacaccccatcgtgactggtccagaggctccgtgcaTCCTTGGCATTGACTACCTCAGGAAAgtgtattttaaggacccaaaggggtatcAGTGGGCTTTCGGTATAGCTGCCTTGCAGACGGAGGGAAttaaacagctgtctaccctgcctggtttctctcaagacccttcaaTTGTGGGGTTGCTAAGGGCTGAAGAACAAGTGCCAATTACTACCACAACGGTGCACCAGCAGCAATATTGCACTGAGACTCCCTGATTCCTTAGATGGTTGATTCATTGCCTGGCGAGCCaagagtgatcagcaaaactcacatgcaacaatccaacatTACACACCACCCTCTTGCTGCACCCAATGTCACCTCCTCACCGCACCACACCAAAGCCCGATCCTGCTCTGCTGACCGAGCAGAGTTcgcaccatccctcctgcccagaaagactggtatgacagatggagcccaaagtcaGGGACTGAATGAACTCAATAGACATTTTATAGGGATGGCCCATAGACTAAGGGAAATGATatctgtgtgtgcgtgtgtgtatatatatatatatacacacacgcacacacatatatcTGCCTCtcaaaagacaggaaaggtgATGGTGATTATTTGGGATGTATTAGAAAGTATGGGACCTGAGCATGACATAAATGTTATAGAATAAAGAGTgaatactgtcctggttttgtctgagatagagttaattttctttctagtagctggtatagtgttatggtttgggttcagtaggagaagaatgttgataacacactgatcttttcagttgttgctaagtagtgtttatactaagtcaagggtttttcagcttctcctgcccagccagcaagaaggctggaagggcacaagaagttgggaggggacacagccaggacagctggcccaaactggccaaagggatattccacagcaggtgacatcatgtccagtatgtaaactggaaggagttggcctggggggattgctgcttgggaactaattgggcattggttggcaggtggtgagcaattgcattgtgcatcacttgttttgtatattccaattcttttatcattattattattgtcactttattattatcattattattttcttcctttctgttctattaaactgttcttatctcaacccacaagttttaactttttttttttttttttttattattcccctccacccactgggtggaggggaagtgagcaagcagctgtgtggtgcttagttgctggctgtgcttaaaccatgacagaacaGGAAAGTGTTGCTGCCCACTACACTGCCCAGCAAGCTGGGTTTAGTATCTCATGATGGAGACAGCGCAGGGTCAACTGATAGGGCTCCTAGGAGGTGGaggcagagctcagcaggaGCCACCCATCATCTTAGTGGGAACTGAAACAGAAGGGGGTTCAGCCACACTTTGAGGAAATCCTCATCCAGAAATGGTGTTGAATGTTCAGCCCTCTGCTCCTTCCAAGAGCCATCATGTAGGAGAGGAACAAGTCTCCTATGGCCTGGACCTTCAGAGGCACATGCCAGGAAGAGCTCCTTGATCATCTTTGCTCCCAGCCCCAAAGAGGCTTTCAGCTCCTGCCAGTGCTGTTGCAGCTTTCCACGTGCTCTCAGAGACCAAGGTGGCAGAAACCCAGCTGCCCCATTGCCCTCCCAAATACCTCCATCCCACCCAAAGACCTCATGTTTGACCCTATGGGCACTGAGACCAGTGCCTGTGATGGCAAAGAGGATACCCCAATGGGGGGCTGGGGCCGGTCCCTGTTCCTTCCCAAGCATCATGCCCCTTGCTGGAATTGCCCAGCCTGGATGAGGGGCTGCAGGTCCAGCCCTTCTTTCCTGTTGCACAGATCCCAAATGCCCCTTCCAGGCTGTCCTGATCCCAGTGTTGCAGCTCTGCaacagctgctggagcagggggatacAGGGAGGGAGTGCGGGAGGGTCCGAGAGGGTACCTTGATGCCCTGGGAGAacagaggagagggggaggacaCCACTTCCCATCTTGCATCTATGTTAGAGAGGTTGTCTCTCCACTAAAGAGCAAGTGGGGTTGCCAGCTCCCAGAttgcctctccagcttcagggCCCCGCTCATCCAACAGAGCTCTGCTGTCCTGGCATGAGTGTTGGGAAGTGCATTAGACTTTGGGACACATCTCATCAAGCGTTTTACCATCCCAGCTTGGGAAACCCTGTCCTCGGAGATAACAGCCATTCCTGCCAGTTTGACGTAACTATGAGTGAGTTGAGCTTTtccaggctctgctggggctTGTTAATGACACACTCCTTGGTAATTAGCACTTTCGTCGCAGGCTGCAACTTAGAGAGAAGCTTTCTCTTGTAATCCTTGTTGTTAGAGGCCTAATTAAAGTGATACACATTTTTCCATGGAGCTCCTGTGTCTCGTGTCTCCCTGCCAGACTTGAAATTAATGCATAGAACAATGCTACCTTACCTTGGACTGTGATGCCAGTCTGTGAGCACACACAAGCACTCTGCACCCCATATCCTGGCTGTGGATAGAAGATCATTTTAATATCTCTTTCTTCCATCCAGGCAGAAATGCCAATAGCACATGGTGTAATAAGAAGTCATACATCTGTCTGGAAAGCAGTGGAAAAACCCAAGGGCTGCTTTGCAGTGTGTGGGCAGAAATATCGTAAGATAAATTACAACCCACTACTTGcttaatgttaaaaagaaataatctatAGAGTCAAGGTAGTCTGCAAGCAGAGACGGGGTTGCCTTAGCTTACGTGCAACAAATTGTTCAATCCAGCAGGAACTAGCTCAGATTTTTGTAGGGCTTGTGGAACCACCTTCCAACCAGTTTTGATCTTGCAAGACCCCCTCGCTGTCCCAGAGGCCTCCAAGGACCTCTTATAAACTCAGACTCCCTCCACTTGGACTTGGACCAC
This region of Buteo buteo chromosome 13, bButBut1.hap1.1, whole genome shotgun sequence genomic DNA includes:
- the DUOXA1 gene encoding dual oxidase maturation factor 1; translation: MTLWNGSFPFYPGTNACFPFDTTRAIIISVFLSMLATFIIILPGIRGRGRLFWFLRVVMALFVGAVVLTIQFTRDWETGWVRANTSYKSFSRALVNVEIGLHIGLAGVNVTLVGNPVNQVNETINYNEHFAWSFNADYDHSYSEGLEKGLPSPILYVAEKFTTQSPCGMHRQYRISSHYASLTLWMAFCTWLISILLFSMPILLYGGYMLLLTATLMLFSLLFFFTVRSAPKCPIQFGPASLKTDYGGSFWLTLATGLLCLLLGLGIIILNSVQPEKLKLVFNLDEGKGEDEERWDTSSLPAEPSSSAQDVLMVPLGELCEVTATQL